The proteins below are encoded in one region of Flammeovirga kamogawensis:
- a CDS encoding sulfatase family protein, giving the protein MMKSRFKKIINCLVLLLCLITKVSAQEQPNIIFILADDMGYGDMEVYGHPYTKTPHLDKLANSGKVFTQGYMSAAWCSPSRAALMTGIYPAREFLSTFCIDVEKPSITKILHNGGYKTAHFGKWHIGGGKRSPNAPPPSAYGIDESFTTQSTGDGFTREDKKLPHYREHTTTKYIDLAIDFAKRNKKEPFFINLWLYPTHSYINPLPQYLERFKDLKVNIDDFEGEAQRDFLTYMSKHTDINKSMQAYCADVANLDDEIGRLLTALKKMKLDKNTIIIFSSDNGPGPILNNIEKLQKRFITKPLLVNSVGSVGEFQGRKGSMYEGGIRAPWIISWPKYIKKGITDTETILTGVDFLPTLSAMVGAETPKDLVIDGEDMSKAVLGNTHPRTKMAFFSDKPNWYTVRDGKWKAHLHLNKIKLYDIESDKGEKVDLTAQEPEIARKYEKILRQMKKEFHQKEAAIH; this is encoded by the coding sequence ATGATGAAAAGTCGCTTCAAAAAAATTATCAATTGCCTAGTACTTTTACTTTGTTTAATCACAAAGGTCTCTGCACAAGAGCAACCAAATATCATTTTCATTCTAGCAGATGATATGGGCTATGGTGATATGGAAGTTTATGGGCATCCTTATACAAAAACACCACATCTAGATAAGTTAGCAAATAGTGGCAAAGTGTTTACGCAAGGATATATGTCTGCAGCTTGGTGTAGTCCATCTAGAGCGGCTTTAATGACGGGTATTTATCCAGCAAGAGAATTTTTATCTACTTTTTGCATTGATGTAGAAAAACCTTCGATCACAAAAATTTTACATAATGGGGGGTATAAAACGGCTCATTTTGGGAAATGGCATATTGGAGGCGGTAAACGATCTCCCAATGCACCACCTCCTTCTGCGTACGGAATAGATGAAAGTTTTACCACTCAATCTACAGGAGATGGTTTTACGCGTGAAGACAAAAAATTACCTCATTACAGAGAACACACAACGACAAAGTATATTGATTTGGCCATCGATTTTGCAAAGAGAAATAAGAAAGAGCCTTTCTTTATCAATCTATGGTTGTATCCTACACACTCTTACATCAACCCACTTCCACAGTATTTGGAGAGGTTTAAAGACTTAAAGGTAAATATTGATGATTTTGAAGGGGAAGCGCAAAGGGACTTTCTTACGTATATGTCAAAACACACAGACATCAATAAGTCTATGCAAGCATATTGTGCTGATGTGGCGAATTTAGATGATGAAATTGGAAGACTATTGACTGCTTTAAAGAAAATGAAATTGGATAAAAATACCATCATTATTTTCTCAAGTGATAACGGTCCGGGTCCAATCTTAAACAATATTGAAAAGCTCCAAAAAAGATTTATTACAAAACCCTTATTGGTTAATTCTGTAGGTTCTGTAGGAGAGTTTCAAGGTAGAAAAGGGAGTATGTATGAAGGGGGAATTAGAGCTCCATGGATTATTTCTTGGCCCAAATATATCAAAAAAGGAATCACAGATACAGAAACGATTCTTACAGGCGTAGATTTTCTACCCACGTTATCTGCAATGGTTGGAGCAGAAACACCCAAAGATTTAGTAATTGATGGAGAGGATATGAGTAAAGCAGTTTTAGGCAATACACATCCTAGAACAAAAATGGCTTTTTTTAGTGATAAACCGAATTGGTATACTGTAAGAGACGGAAAGTGGAAAGCACATTTACACCTCAATAAAATCAAGCTCTATGATATTGAAAGTGATAAAGGAGAGAAAGTAGATCTTACTGCTCAAGAACCTGAAATTGCTAGAAAATATGAGAAAATATTAAGACAAATGAAGAAAGAGTTTCATCAAAAAGAAGCCGCAATTCACTAG
- a CDS encoding sulfatase family protein, which yields MKKISYFLLLLVLGLITVAGIAIDQPIKKKNKSPNLIVIMTDDMGWADVGFNGCKDIPTPNIDVIADQGVKFNEGYVSFPVCGPSRAGFLTGRYQDRFGYTTNPSIDPNNAISGLPVEEETIAQVLNKADYKSAIIGKWHMGTNPVFHPLVRGFDYFYGFLSGGHNYFPENLTLNGLSEVTSKWGWYRTKIIENRENVETTDYLTDELTNSAVKYIKKQADAGENFMVYLAYNAPHTPLQATEKYLSRFPNITNKKRKTYAAMVSAVDDGVGRVLQTLKDKGVDENTIIVFLSDNGGAHNNASDNGPLRGKKGDLFEGGVRVPFAMRWKGVIPEGQTYENAVSSLDIMATIVAQTDVKISKERPLDGVNLIPYLTGKNKGAPHDYLFWRKWEKNAMAVRYGNYKLVANSNQDTTPSELFDLSKDGAETINIKSEHKKVVADLTKEWNHWNAQLKDRVFPTLSGDKWWVAE from the coding sequence ATGAAAAAGATTTCATATTTTTTATTATTGTTGGTACTTGGTTTGATAACTGTAGCCGGAATAGCGATTGATCAGCCAATTAAGAAGAAGAATAAATCGCCCAATTTAATTGTAATCATGACAGATGATATGGGATGGGCAGATGTTGGTTTTAATGGCTGTAAAGATATTCCAACACCTAATATAGATGTAATTGCAGACCAAGGTGTAAAGTTTAATGAAGGATATGTTAGTTTTCCTGTATGCGGACCTAGTAGGGCAGGGTTTTTAACTGGGCGTTATCAAGATAGATTTGGATATACAACAAACCCTTCTATTGATCCAAATAATGCAATTTCTGGTTTGCCTGTAGAGGAAGAAACAATCGCTCAGGTTTTAAATAAAGCGGACTATAAAAGTGCAATTATTGGTAAATGGCACATGGGTACTAATCCCGTTTTTCATCCTTTAGTAAGAGGTTTCGATTATTTTTATGGTTTTCTTTCTGGTGGTCATAATTACTTTCCAGAAAATTTAACGTTAAATGGTTTATCAGAAGTAACTTCTAAATGGGGTTGGTACAGAACTAAAATTATAGAGAACAGAGAGAACGTTGAAACAACAGATTACCTTACGGATGAATTGACGAACTCTGCAGTAAAATATATCAAAAAGCAAGCAGATGCTGGAGAAAATTTTATGGTCTATTTGGCCTATAATGCACCGCATACACCATTACAAGCTACAGAAAAATACTTATCTCGTTTTCCTAATATCACCAATAAAAAAAGAAAAACATATGCAGCTATGGTAAGTGCTGTAGACGATGGTGTGGGTAGAGTTTTACAAACTTTAAAGGACAAAGGAGTAGATGAAAATACAATTATTGTGTTTCTTTCAGACAATGGAGGAGCACATAATAATGCATCTGATAACGGACCTTTAAGAGGTAAAAAAGGCGATCTATTTGAAGGTGGTGTGAGGGTGCCGTTTGCAATGCGTTGGAAAGGTGTAATTCCAGAAGGACAAACGTATGAGAACGCAGTTTCTTCTTTAGATATTATGGCAACAATTGTAGCTCAGACAGATGTGAAAATTAGTAAGGAAAGACCTTTAGATGGTGTGAATTTAATTCCTTATTTAACGGGTAAAAACAAAGGAGCACCGCATGATTATTTATTCTGGAGAAAGTGGGAGAAGAATGCAATGGCGGTCCGTTATGGAAATTATAAATTAGTAGCCAATAGCAATCAAGATACTACTCCTAGTGAATTATTTGATTTATCTAAAGATGGTGCTGAAACTATAAATATTAAATCAGAACATAAAAAAGTAGTAGCTGATTTAACAAAAGAATGGAACCATTGGAATGCTCAATTAAAAGATAGAGTTTTCCCTACATTAAGTGGAGATAAATGGTGGGTTGCAGAATAA
- a CDS encoding MBG domain-containing protein, with the protein MKKIILNFFTIALLFSFTMTTYAEIVTTDEVIYVDATNGVDTNDGSEFNPLKTLTAALGVDYLKQEVPTTIYVKGVFTTDSDIVLKGTNNLSSRYKVTIKNWDSSQATFQGDGTFGARFMKIENSDVVFEGVTIKDFGVADNGGALFLQWNGTLTLESCNFINNRATDSATASKLIGGGAIHSAGFLYVYNSYFGENYAEDRGAAISVAFKEFELQNSLVYNNYTNGTGDKGGAAVFVTANDKNNAVVTMNNNTIVGNYSTNTAGGASGLMFLDHSKGPTTTILGFRNNLIFNFVYGLSQAWQVDIFANKSRIITTATNFENNIFNIKNNNVIDLDESNLELINITDGGDPAIVLSSVKDQLQIGTGLEVDLNGVFTLPQNEKGVYYLPIYDGSTAINSGYDNNINDINGNSAIGGSKDVGNYEFTGNEATITLTSATEIDYSNAEHTPTFKITDKDGVDITEDVALTVTYNDVNTKPKNAGVYTVKAALDLVETGYFAKLETTITIKKAKVVLEEIVTTPVYTGEAIDYQYKINYNAGGEVLDEVNVDVTYDGESTVPSAANTYAVEATINDTNYESDASLTSTFTIEQANVEFTVGGDLSMEYNGASQMPTVTISPAEVTVEKVISGDNDLGIDVGSYTLTSTVADPNYKGENVTSYTITKATAEIKLSELVHVGDDTEKSASYTVIGVDNEEVDVTVNISYTLDGDPVVSPKDVGEYVVTAVIDDINYEGEATADFVISDKMLAVVVVDESPVVYNGNPQEVVYSITDIDGNAITSDGVSITYNGLDETPTDAGEYEVVINVSDDNYLGISKFNYSIGKKEVTITKDVGVLTYTGDVQLPMFTISEEGLNAVSELTIGDGTTAGEHQLKVTLNEVNYAAEVLIDYSIEKAVLEVSLTNLNYTYDGTGKEATVVLAMGDVDVDVMYEESIELPVNAGEYTVKASINDSNYQGETSETLVIEKAEATIVLSDLSVDYDGTEKNPSYTTSVEGLSVDFSYDGDNASPIIGGEYAVIATINDLNYKGSLAATFVINKIEASVTFTTLTANYNGESHAAVAESEIGDVEFSYTYNDQDVLPVAVGSYKVVATINDPSYFGSVEGNFIVEKGIVELTISNLEFDYDGEVKEVTITAGKEVEGYFVTYNGATTLPHLPGEYSVAVDIVDPNYKGFAMETLVINEGNSADPLSVDEQQLSMDIFPNPSQGEFTVKLINSAEAQLSVITLSGKEVFSTTVQQQSHITLPTNIHGVVVVKIVSDNVVSTQKLLIK; encoded by the coding sequence ATGAAGAAAATTATACTAAACTTTTTTACTATCGCTCTTCTATTCAGCTTTACTATGACTACATATGCTGAAATTGTTACTACAGATGAAGTGATATATGTTGACGCTACAAATGGTGTCGATACAAATGATGGCTCTGAATTTAATCCATTAAAAACATTGACAGCTGCTTTAGGTGTAGATTATCTAAAACAAGAAGTTCCAACAACTATTTATGTGAAAGGTGTTTTTACAACAGATAGTGATATTGTATTAAAAGGGACAAATAATCTTTCATCTAGATATAAAGTAACAATCAAAAATTGGGACAGTTCTCAAGCTACTTTTCAAGGAGATGGGACATTCGGAGCTCGATTTATGAAAATTGAAAATTCAGATGTTGTTTTTGAAGGAGTCACAATAAAAGATTTTGGTGTAGCAGATAATGGCGGTGCACTCTTTTTACAATGGAATGGTACATTGACATTAGAGTCTTGTAATTTTATTAATAATAGAGCTACGGATTCAGCTACAGCATCTAAATTAATTGGGGGTGGTGCTATCCATTCAGCAGGTTTTCTATACGTATATAACTCTTACTTTGGAGAGAATTACGCAGAAGATAGAGGAGCGGCTATTAGTGTTGCTTTTAAAGAATTTGAATTACAGAATTCATTAGTTTACAATAACTATACTAATGGAACTGGAGATAAAGGCGGTGCTGCCGTATTTGTTACTGCAAATGATAAGAACAATGCAGTCGTTACAATGAATAATAATACTATTGTGGGTAATTATTCAACAAACACAGCAGGGGGTGCTTCAGGCCTTATGTTCTTAGACCACTCAAAAGGACCAACTACAACTATTTTAGGATTTAGAAATAATTTAATTTTTAATTTTGTTTATGGATTAAGCCAAGCTTGGCAAGTAGATATATTTGCAAATAAATCGAGAATAATTACTACAGCAACCAATTTTGAAAACAATATTTTTAACATTAAAAACAATAATGTTATTGATTTAGACGAGAGTAACTTAGAACTGATTAACATAACAGATGGTGGAGACCCTGCAATAGTACTTTCTTCGGTTAAAGATCAATTACAAATTGGAACAGGTTTAGAAGTTGATTTAAATGGAGTTTTTACATTACCTCAAAATGAAAAAGGTGTGTATTACTTGCCAATTTATGATGGTAGTACTGCCATCAATTCAGGTTATGATAATAACATTAACGATATAAATGGCAATAGTGCAATTGGTGGAAGTAAAGATGTAGGTAATTATGAGTTTACAGGCAACGAAGCAACAATCACTTTAACATCTGCAACTGAAATTGATTACAGTAATGCAGAACATACACCAACTTTTAAAATAACGGATAAAGATGGAGTTGATATTACAGAAGATGTAGCATTAACAGTTACGTACAATGATGTAAATACAAAACCTAAAAATGCAGGTGTATATACTGTAAAAGCAGCATTGGATCTTGTAGAGACAGGTTATTTTGCAAAGTTAGAAACTACTATTACTATTAAGAAAGCGAAAGTAGTTCTTGAAGAAATTGTTACAACTCCTGTTTATACTGGAGAAGCTATAGATTATCAGTATAAAATAAACTACAATGCTGGTGGCGAAGTACTTGATGAAGTGAATGTAGATGTTACTTATGATGGTGAATCAACAGTTCCTTCAGCTGCTAATACGTATGCAGTAGAAGCAACAATAAATGATACTAACTATGAAAGTGATGCTTCTTTAACTTCTACATTTACAATTGAGCAAGCAAATGTAGAATTTACTGTAGGAGGTGATTTAAGTATGGAATATAATGGTGCTTCTCAGATGCCAACAGTAACAATTTCTCCTGCAGAAGTAACTGTTGAAAAAGTAATCTCTGGTGATAATGATTTAGGTATTGATGTTGGTAGTTATACATTAACATCAACAGTTGCAGACCCTAATTATAAAGGTGAAAATGTAACAAGTTATACTATTACTAAAGCAACTGCTGAGATTAAATTATCAGAATTGGTTCATGTAGGTGATGATACAGAAAAAAGTGCTTCGTATACTGTAATAGGTGTTGATAATGAAGAAGTTGATGTTACTGTAAACATATCATATACTTTAGATGGTGATCCAGTTGTTTCTCCAAAAGATGTAGGAGAGTATGTGGTAACAGCTGTAATAGATGATATAAACTATGAAGGTGAAGCTACAGCTGACTTTGTAATTTCAGATAAAATGCTTGCTGTAGTTGTAGTAGATGAATCTCCTGTGGTTTATAATGGTAATCCACAAGAAGTTGTCTATTCAATTACTGATATTGATGGAAATGCAATTACTTCTGATGGGGTATCAATTACCTACAATGGATTAGATGAAACTCCAACAGATGCAGGAGAATACGAAGTAGTGATTAATGTAAGTGATGATAATTATTTAGGCATAAGTAAATTCAATTATTCTATTGGTAAAAAAGAAGTTACGATTACTAAAGACGTTGGTGTTTTAACATATACAGGAGATGTACAATTACCAATGTTTACTATTTCAGAAGAAGGTTTAAATGCTGTTTCTGAACTAACAATTGGAGACGGTACAACAGCAGGAGAACATCAACTAAAAGTAACTCTAAATGAGGTAAACTACGCTGCAGAGGTTTTGATTGATTATTCTATTGAAAAAGCAGTTTTAGAAGTAAGCCTTACTAATTTGAATTATACTTATGATGGTACAGGCAAAGAAGCTACAGTTGTTTTAGCAATGGGTGATGTGGATGTTGACGTAATGTATGAGGAATCTATTGAGTTACCTGTTAATGCTGGAGAATATACAGTTAAAGCATCAATTAATGATAGCAATTACCAAGGTGAAACAAGTGAAACTTTAGTAATTGAAAAAGCTGAAGCAACAATAGTGTTATCTGATCTATCAGTTGATTATGATGGCACAGAGAAAAATCCTTCTTATACAACAAGTGTTGAAGGTTTATCTGTTGATTTCTCTTATGATGGAGATAATGCTAGTCCAATAATTGGCGGAGAATATGCTGTAATTGCGACTATCAATGATTTAAATTATAAAGGATCTTTAGCAGCTACGTTTGTAATTAATAAAATTGAAGCTTCAGTTACTTTCACAACATTAACTGCAAATTACAATGGTGAAAGTCATGCTGCAGTAGCCGAATCAGAAATAGGTGATGTAGAATTTAGTTATACTTATAACGACCAAGATGTACTACCCGTAGCAGTAGGGTCTTACAAAGTAGTAGCAACAATAAATGATCCATCATATTTTGGTTCTGTGGAAGGTAATTTTATCGTAGAAAAAGGAATTGTTGAACTTACAATAAGCAACCTTGAGTTTGATTATGATGGAGAGGTAAAAGAAGTAACAATAACTGCAGGCAAAGAAGTTGAAGGTTATTTTGTAACATATAATGGAGCTACAACATTACCTCATCTTCCTGGAGAATATTCAGTTGCTGTAGATATTGTAGACCCGAATTATAAAGGTTTTGCAATGGAAACTTTAGTAATTAATGAAGGAAATAGTGCAGATCCATTATCTGTTGATGAGCAACAATTATCAATGGATATTTTTCCAAATCCTAGCCAAGGTGAGTTTACAGTGAAATTGATAAATTCTGCAGAAGCTCAGTTATCTGTAATTACTTTATCAGGTAAAGAAGTATTTAGTACAACTGTACAACAACAATCTCATATCACATTACCAACAAATATACATGGTGTAGTAGTGGTTAAAATTGTGAGTGATAATGTAGTTTCAACACAGAAACTTTTAATTAAGTAA
- a CDS encoding sulfatase-like hydrolase/transferase, translating into MRHLLSQLFLLLLLTTTLFGQKKSSDKTNLLFIITDQQRFDAIGKAGTFKFLKTPNIDKLADEGAYFTNAYTPCAVCAPARTSILTGQTVENHGVRKNDYAYNAPDEGNYCNLPSFDQVLIENGYYGEYLGKYHSPIHLTEGYSEFAYKKNKHNVYTLKNKKTYQDKVVAYLNTQGKKVTDYDLKDKFFKNYYTPDPIDMRYKKGDDYRRTHVVSHKEMKISQPDGHGKLHLPDNLSLTNYQTETLRKALKRASKQEKPFNLTVSYFFPHSPMLPTEPWYSMYNPEDMPIPESIKDDMKTSPYKNGNNRKSMPEYSDPEKVKYMMSNYFGLISEIDHYLGKIISDLEKYDMDENTLIIFTSDHGEMLGAHGMREKNVFYEESAHIPLIMWYPGRIQPTKVTSPVSLIDLYPTIMDYLDVEGGTRDGASLRTIIEGKEVRKYTVTEWDYNGPKQPNYMVVSNDGWKFITSYSTDRPDLDVLYNLNDDPNEVVNLIRDNPNANQYKNKVEELKGYLIEWLEKNNSSRVNLIKNRTIL; encoded by the coding sequence ATGAGACACCTATTAAGCCAACTCTTCCTACTGCTCTTACTTACTACAACTCTTTTTGGTCAGAAGAAAAGCAGCGACAAAACCAACTTACTATTTATCATAACAGATCAACAACGTTTTGATGCAATTGGGAAAGCAGGTACTTTTAAATTTTTAAAAACACCTAATATTGATAAGTTAGCAGATGAAGGTGCTTATTTTACTAACGCTTACACTCCATGTGCCGTTTGTGCCCCTGCAAGAACTTCTATCCTAACAGGACAAACTGTAGAGAACCATGGAGTAAGAAAAAATGACTATGCATATAATGCTCCAGATGAAGGAAATTATTGTAATCTTCCTTCTTTTGATCAAGTGTTAATTGAAAATGGTTATTATGGTGAATATTTAGGAAAATACCACTCTCCAATTCATTTAACAGAAGGATATTCTGAATTTGCTTATAAAAAGAATAAGCACAATGTATATACCTTAAAAAATAAGAAAACCTACCAAGATAAAGTTGTCGCCTACCTAAACACACAAGGGAAAAAGGTAACAGATTATGATTTAAAAGATAAGTTTTTTAAAAACTATTATACTCCAGATCCTATTGATATGCGATACAAAAAAGGAGATGATTATAGAAGAACTCATGTAGTATCGCATAAAGAAATGAAAATATCACAACCCGATGGACATGGTAAACTACATCTTCCAGACAATTTAAGTTTAACTAACTACCAAACAGAAACGTTAAGAAAAGCACTAAAGAGGGCTTCTAAACAAGAGAAACCTTTCAATTTAACGGTATCTTATTTCTTCCCACATTCACCAATGCTTCCTACAGAACCTTGGTACAGTATGTACAATCCTGAAGATATGCCTATACCTGAAAGTATAAAAGATGATATGAAAACAAGTCCGTATAAAAACGGAAATAATAGAAAGTCAATGCCTGAGTATAGCGACCCCGAAAAAGTAAAATATATGATGTCTAATTACTTTGGTCTTATCTCTGAGATTGATCATTACTTAGGCAAAATTATAAGTGATTTAGAAAAATATGATATGGATGAAAACACTTTAATCATATTTACTAGTGACCATGGAGAGATGTTGGGGGCACATGGAATGAGAGAAAAAAATGTGTTTTATGAAGAGTCTGCTCATATTCCATTAATAATGTGGTACCCAGGGAGAATACAACCAACAAAAGTTACTAGCCCTGTCTCATTAATTGATTTGTACCCTACTATAATGGATTATTTAGACGTAGAAGGAGGAACAAGAGATGGAGCATCTTTAAGAACTATTATTGAAGGCAAAGAAGTTAGAAAATATACAGTTACTGAATGGGATTACAACGGTCCAAAACAGCCAAATTATATGGTAGTTTCTAATGACGGTTGGAAATTTATTACTTCTTATTCAACTGATAGACCTGACTTGGATGTTCTGTATAATCTAAACGATGATCCTAATGAAGTTGTCAATTTAATACGAGATAACCCCAATGCTAATCAATACAAAAATAAAGTAGAAGAACTAAAAGGCTATTTGATAGAATGGCTTGAGAAAAATAATTCATCAAGAGTTAATTTAATAAAGAATAGAACGATTTTATAA
- a CDS encoding Gfo/Idh/MocA family protein, whose translation MKKITLLFSLVLLFSLTTFAVDKPVKIGVIGLTHGHVHGLFRDKENKDIEIVAVVESNVALAHKYAEKYGYSKDIIYTTIHQMLAEIQPEAVLGFGNIYDHLSIVEACAPLGIDVMVEKPLAVNMEHAKKIHDLAIKYDIDVLTNYETTWYPSNEKAYELIHEDKIGEVRKVVINDGHKGPKNIHVEEEFLEWLTDEKLNGGGAIIDFGCYGANLLTWLFDGEKPVAITAITAQYQPENNPNVDDESIILVEYKSKVGVIQGSWNWPIGRKDMEVFGLKGVIDAPNPQEVTMKISKNYSDYDQTNYNMKDRAYPFNNPFSMFAHVVRKEIKLPNYSPSTLENNMIVVEILEKAKKSAKKGKKITL comes from the coding sequence ATGAAAAAAATCACATTACTTTTTAGTCTCGTTTTACTATTTTCTCTTACAACTTTCGCAGTAGATAAACCTGTTAAAATTGGCGTTATTGGTCTTACCCACGGACATGTTCACGGTTTATTTAGAGACAAGGAAAATAAGGATATTGAAATTGTAGCTGTTGTAGAGTCGAATGTGGCTTTAGCACATAAATACGCTGAAAAATACGGCTATTCAAAAGATATAATTTATACTACTATTCATCAGATGCTAGCTGAAATACAACCGGAGGCAGTACTAGGGTTTGGTAATATTTATGATCATTTATCAATTGTAGAAGCCTGTGCTCCATTAGGTATTGATGTAATGGTAGAAAAGCCTTTGGCGGTAAATATGGAGCATGCTAAAAAGATCCATGACTTGGCCATAAAATATGATATTGATGTACTTACAAACTATGAGACTACATGGTACCCTTCTAATGAAAAAGCGTATGAGTTAATTCATGAAGATAAGATTGGTGAAGTAAGAAAAGTAGTAATAAACGATGGGCATAAAGGCCCAAAAAATATTCATGTTGAAGAGGAGTTTTTAGAATGGCTAACAGATGAAAAGTTGAATGGCGGTGGTGCAATTATTGACTTTGGCTGTTATGGAGCAAACCTACTCACTTGGTTATTTGATGGCGAAAAGCCAGTAGCGATTACAGCAATTACAGCACAATATCAACCAGAAAACAACCCTAATGTCGATGATGAGTCCATTATTCTAGTGGAGTATAAAAGTAAAGTTGGTGTAATCCAAGGTTCTTGGAATTGGCCAATTGGAAGAAAAGATATGGAAGTTTTTGGATTGAAAGGAGTTATAGATGCACCCAACCCTCAAGAGGTAACTATGAAAATCTCTAAAAATTATTCCGACTATGATCAAACAAATTACAATATGAAAGATAGAGCATATCCCTTTAATAACCCTTTCTCTATGTTTGCTCATGTTGTCAGAAAAGAAATAAAATTACCTAACTATAGCCCATCAACTCTAGAAAATAATATGATAGTTGTTGAGATTTTAGAAAAGGCAAAGAAAAGTGCAAAGAAGGGGAAAAAGATAACTTTGTAA
- a CDS encoding sulfatase — MMKKLFLLLALFSTMIAYAEKKPKKNKKPNVLFITVDDLNTHIPLFGYNEVITPNIDKLANEGILFNQAFCQYPVCGPSRASFLTSMYPMQTKILTNGPHVIDTRPDAVSIGKVFKDNDYWVANTGKVYHPHSEDFEWDATRKLKMEDNDLVLHLRDKFEAEYGTIDTPEEKKAWKILSAQYAEDDRQGGHALPLPIKDGVPLEDDLNVTTFNEWMDEEAYGDKPFFIAYGFHKPHVQYTAPQRFFDMYPLEDIHPEKVPFDDWNEKPLIANWKRYEAFEDVYFGLSQMDARKRYMQGYYACITYIDDLLGQLITKLKEKNLYEDTIIVFFSDHGYHMGNHFLYGKVSLYEESAKSPLIIRVPGNKHNGEQVNKTVELLDVFPTVTDLVDIETPVTVKGESLTTLLDNPEDKNFDKVALTYAKRGQLVGKSVRTNRYRYTQWGDDEKVAELYDYEKDPKEYKNLIYDASYTDVLKEMRAIYKEKIEECEALEIQGK; from the coding sequence ATGATGAAGAAATTATTTTTACTATTGGCATTGTTTTCAACAATGATTGCCTATGCTGAAAAGAAACCAAAAAAGAATAAAAAGCCTAATGTTTTATTTATTACAGTAGATGATTTAAATACGCATATCCCACTTTTCGGATATAATGAAGTGATTACTCCTAACATTGATAAACTAGCAAATGAAGGAATCTTGTTCAATCAAGCTTTTTGTCAATATCCTGTATGTGGTCCATCAAGGGCTTCGTTTTTAACAAGCATGTACCCAATGCAAACAAAAATTTTAACCAATGGTCCACATGTAATAGATACAAGACCCGATGCTGTAAGTATTGGTAAAGTATTTAAAGATAACGACTATTGGGTAGCAAATACAGGTAAAGTATATCACCCACATTCTGAGGATTTTGAATGGGATGCTACAAGGAAATTAAAAATGGAGGACAATGATTTAGTGCTTCATTTAAGAGATAAGTTCGAAGCAGAATACGGTACTATCGATACACCTGAAGAGAAAAAAGCTTGGAAAATTTTGAGTGCTCAATACGCTGAAGATGACCGTCAGGGGGGACACGCATTGCCTTTGCCAATAAAAGATGGGGTGCCTTTAGAAGATGATCTTAATGTGACTACTTTTAATGAATGGATGGATGAAGAAGCATACGGTGATAAACCCTTTTTTATAGCGTACGGTTTTCATAAGCCACACGTACAATATACTGCTCCACAACGATTTTTTGATATGTATCCATTGGAAGATATTCATCCAGAAAAAGTACCTTTTGACGATTGGAATGAAAAACCCTTAATTGCTAATTGGAAAAGATATGAGGCTTTTGAAGATGTGTATTTTGGATTAAGCCAGATGGATGCTAGAAAAAGATACATGCAAGGGTATTATGCCTGTATCACATATATTGATGATTTATTAGGACAATTGATCACTAAATTAAAAGAAAAGAACCTGTATGAAGATACGATTATTGTATTTTTTAGTGATCATGGGTATCACATGGGAAATCATTTCTTGTATGGAAAAGTATCATTGTATGAAGAGAGTGCTAAATCACCTCTAATTATTAGAGTTCCCGGAAATAAACACAATGGCGAGCAGGTGAATAAAACAGTGGAGCTTTTAGATGTTTTTCCAACAGTTACTGATTTAGTAGATATCGAAACCCCGGTGACTGTAAAAGGAGAAAGCCTTACTACTTTATTGGATAATCCAGAAGATAAGAATTTTGATAAAGTGGCGTTAACTTATGCCAAAAGAGGACAGTTAGTAGGTAAATCTGTAAGAACGAATCGTTATAGATATACACAATGGGGCGATGATGAGAAGGTGGCTGAGTTGTATGATTATGAAAAAGACCCTAAAGAATATAAGAACCTTATTTATGATGCTTCTTATACTGATGTATTAAAAGAAATGAGAGCAATTTATAAGGAAAAAATAGAGGAATGTGAAGCATTAGAAATACAAGGCAAGTAA